One part of the Mariniblastus fucicola genome encodes these proteins:
- a CDS encoding efflux RND transporter periplasmic adaptor subunit, producing MNESSDQRTRSGVRWLRIVFNAIVCAAILSGAAYAIVVINRTEPVAEKANSTRKSSALVDTITVNYGTYSPAVSVLGTVRPAQQISLRPRVSGQVVELADAFVPGGMIGKGDLLLRIDPADFENALSISKSELEQAKASMEIEKARQRLAEKELKLLEDSIDGTNRGLVLREPQIASIKAEVSAAEAAVERAQLDLERATIYAPFDSQVLDRSVNVGSQVSPGNDLGQLVGLEQYWVMASVPIRSLRWVELPDEKEIGGSKVTLRNPDAWGPDITREGRVSRLIGTLDEQTRLARVMIIVEDPLGRDNGAPPLILDSLLTTEIQGKAVERVVRLDREYVRDEDTVWAMRDGKLEIQPVTVEYRDSEFAYISDGLVDGDEVVISTLATPAEGIGLKKRGASK from the coding sequence ATGAATGAAAGCTCAGATCAACGAACCAGATCCGGGGTTCGATGGCTGCGCATCGTGTTCAATGCCATCGTCTGCGCGGCCATTCTTTCCGGAGCCGCGTATGCAATCGTCGTGATCAACCGCACCGAACCGGTGGCTGAGAAAGCCAATTCGACACGGAAGTCGTCGGCGCTAGTGGACACAATTACCGTGAACTACGGCACCTACTCGCCCGCGGTTTCCGTTCTGGGCACAGTACGGCCGGCTCAACAGATCAGCCTGCGGCCGCGTGTCAGTGGTCAGGTGGTCGAGCTTGCTGATGCGTTCGTTCCGGGCGGAATGATTGGCAAGGGAGACCTGTTGCTTCGCATCGATCCTGCCGATTTCGAGAACGCGTTGTCCATCAGCAAGAGCGAACTGGAACAAGCCAAGGCTTCGATGGAGATTGAAAAGGCTCGCCAACGTCTGGCGGAAAAGGAGCTTAAGCTGCTTGAGGATTCCATCGATGGAACGAACCGTGGGCTGGTTTTGCGAGAGCCACAGATCGCGTCGATCAAAGCCGAAGTTTCGGCTGCAGAGGCAGCGGTTGAGCGGGCCCAGCTTGATCTGGAACGAGCCACAATCTACGCGCCGTTTGACTCACAGGTTTTGGACCGGTCGGTGAACGTCGGATCACAAGTCAGCCCGGGCAATGATCTGGGGCAACTGGTCGGCCTGGAACAATATTGGGTGATGGCGTCGGTGCCGATTCGCAGTCTTCGCTGGGTCGAACTGCCAGACGAAAAAGAGATCGGCGGTTCGAAAGTGACGCTGCGGAATCCTGATGCGTGGGGCCCCGACATAACCCGCGAAGGACGTGTCTCGCGGCTGATCGGAACGCTGGACGAACAGACTCGATTGGCTCGCGTGATGATCATTGTCGAAGATCCACTCGGACGGGACAACGGAGCCCCGCCGCTGATTCTGGATTCGCTTTTGACGACCGAGATTCAGGGCAAGGCTGTGGAACGAGTCGTTCGGCTGGATCGCGAGTATGTGCGTGACGAGGACACGGTTTGGGCGATGCGAGACGGCAAGCTGGAGATTCAGCCGGTAACCGTTGAGTACCGCGACAGTGAATTCGCCTATATCAGTGACGGTTTGGTGGATGGTGACGAGGTGGTCATTTCGACGCTGGCGACGCCTGCCGAAGGTATCGGACTGAAGAAGCGAGGAGCGTCCAAGTGA